Part of the Mycolicibacterium mageritense genome is shown below.
ACCTGGGCGAGGAGCTGCTCGGGCCGACACTGATCGAATACGGCACGCCCGAGCAGCAACAGCGGTTCCTGCCCAAGATCCTCGATGTCACCGAGCTCTGGAGCCAGGGCTACTCCGAGCCGAACGCGGGCAGTGACTTGGCCAATGTGGCGACGACGGCCGAACTGGTCGGCGACGAATGGGTGATCAACGGGCAGAAGGTCTGGACGTCACTCGCGCACTGGGCACAGTGGTGCTTCGTGGTGGCCCGCACCGAGAAGGGCTCGAAGCGCCACGCCGGCCTGTCCTATCTGCTGGTCCCGCTGGATCAGCCCGGTGTCGAGATCCGGCCGATCATCCAGCTGACCGGTGACTCCGAGTTCAACGAGGTGTTCTTCGACGACGCCCGCACCGATGCCTCTCTCGTGGTCGGCGCACCCGGCGACGGTTGGCGCGTCGCGATGGGCACGCTCACCTTCGAACGCGGGGTGTCGACGCTGGGCCAGCAGATCCGCTATGCGCGTGAGCACTCCAACCTGGTCGAGCTGGCCAAGCGCACCGGTGCGGTCGATGACCCACTGATCCGCGAACGGTTGACCCGCTCCTGGACCGGCCTCAAGGCCATGCGGTCCTACGCCCTGGCGACCATGGATGTGGAGCAGCCGGGCCAGGACAACGTGTCGAAGCTCTTGTGGGCCAACTGGCACCGCGAGCTCGGCGAGATCGCCATGGATGTGCAGGGCATGGCCGGGCTCACGCTGCCCGACGGCGAGTTCGACGAGTGGCAGCGGTTGTACCTGTTCTCCCGTTCGGACACCATCTACGGCGGATCGAACGAAATCCAGCGCAACATCATCGCCGAGCGCGTGCTGGGCCTACCCCGAGAGGCTCGCGGATGAGCGTTCGCGCGAAGACCATAGGAGAAGACTGATGACCGATCTGTCCATCGCTCCCGAAGAGGTTGAGGGCCACGGCCTATTGGCGGGCAAGGTCGTCCTCGTCACCGCGGCCGCAGGCACCGGCATCGGTTCGTCCACCGCGCGCCGCGCCCTGCTGGAGGGGGCCGACGTCGTGGTGTCCGACTACCACGAGCGCCGCCTGGGGGAAACGCGCGACCAGTTGGCCAATCTGGGGCTCGGCAAGGTCGAGGCTGTGGTCTGCGACGTCACCTCGACCGAAGCGGTCGACGCACTCATCGCCCGGTCGGTCGAGAAGATGGGCCGCCTCGACGTTTTGGTCAACAACGCCGGCCTCGGCGGTGAAACCCCGCTGATCGACATGACCGACGACGAGTGGGACCGCGTCCTCAACGTCACGCTCAACTCGGTCATGCGGGCCACCCGCGCCGCGCTGCGGTATTTCCGGGACGTCGAGCACGGCGGCGTGATCGTCAACAACGCGAGCGTGTTGGGCTGGCGCGCACAGCATTCCCAGTCGCACTATGCCGCCGCCAAGGCCGGCGTCATGGCGTTGACCCGGTGCAGCGCAATCGAAGCCGTCGAGTACGGCGTGCGGATCAACGCCGTCTCGCCGAGCATCGCACGGCACAAATTCCTGGAGCGCTCGGCTTCTGCGGACCTGTTGGATCGGCTCTCTTCCGATGAAGCGTTCGGCCGCGCTGCCGAGCCGTGGGAGGTCGCGTCGACCATTGCGTTCCTGGCCAGCGACTACTCGAGCTACCTGACCGGCGAGGTCATCTCGGTGTCGAGCCAGCGGGCCTAGGTCTGCTCCATCCCGCGCTGCGCCAGACCGGTCCGGTCCGCCCAGCCGCGGATGTCGCCCTTGGTGATGGCCAGCGCCAGCAGCTCGGGAAACGCGTCGGGCGTGCTCGCGAACGCGGGGATCTCCATGGCGGCGAGGTCGGCGGCGATCTCCCGGTCGAACGACGGCGCGCCCGAGTCGGACAGCGCCAGTAGCACCACCACGGTCACTCCCGCGTCGACGAGTTGCTTGACGCGGGCCAGCATCTCGTCGCGCACGCCGCCCTCGTAGAGGTCGGAGATCAGCACGAAGATGCTGTCGGCGGGCCGCGTGATCAGCGTCTGGCAGTAGGCGATGGCCCGGTTGATGTCCGTGCCGCCACCGAGCTGGGTGCCGAACAGCACGTCGACAGGATCGTCGAGCAGGTCGGTGAGGTCGACGACTTCGGTGTCGAACACCACGAGCGACGTGCGCAGGGACCGCATCGACGCGATCACCGCGCCGAAAACCGCTGAGTACACGATCGATTCCGCCATCGAGCCCGACTGGTCGATGGCCAACACGATGTCCTTGGTGACCGATCGCCCGGCCCGGCGAAACCCGACCAGCCGTTCGGGGATGATCGTGTTGAGATCGGGCTGAAAGGTTTTCAGATTCCGGGCGATGGTGCGGTTCCAGTCGATGTCGGAGGCCAACGGCCGGTTGGTCCGCGCGCTGCGCGATAGCGCGCCGCGCAGCGTGGCTCGGGTGCCGTCGGCGATGCGCCGCTCGATGTCCTCGACGACCTTACGGACCAGGGCCCGCGCCGAGGCCTTCGACTCGTCGGGGATGGCCTCTCCGAGCGTGATCAGCGTGGTGGCCAGCGACAGATCCGGGACGACGCTGTCCATCATCTCGGGTTCGAGCAGCAGCATGCGCAGGTTGAGCCGTTCGATGGCGTCCTGCTGCATGACCTGAACCACGGTGCTGGGGAAGTAGTTTCGGATGTCGCCCAACCAGCGGGCCACCTTGGGCGCTGATCCGCCGAGCCCACCCTTGCGGTCGTACAGCGCGGACAGTGCCTTGTCCATCTCGACGTCACCGCCCTGCAGGCTCGGCAGCGACTCCGCGTCCGAGCCCAGCACGAGCCGCCAGCGGCGGTCGCGTTCGTCGGGGACGATGTCGTCAGTCATGCGCGATACCTCGTGCGAAGATGGCGGCCGCCGCGATCACCGCGGGCCGGGCGCGTTCGGCGTCGATGGCGAATTCGGTGTGGACGGTGGCGCCTGCCGTGGCCACCGCGTGCCCGATGTTGCGTTTGATGCCGGCATCGAACGTGGAGAACGTGCGCCGCACCAGCGGCAGGACGTCGGTGAACTCCGTTGCCGT
Proteins encoded:
- the ipdE1 gene encoding acyl-CoA dehydrogenase IpdE1; amino-acid sequence: MIEVQEFRAEVRQWLADNLVGEYAALKGLGGPGREHEAFEERRAWNQHLAAAGLTCLGWPVEHGGRGLSVAHRVAFYEEYARANAPDKVNHLGEELLGPTLIEYGTPEQQQRFLPKILDVTELWSQGYSEPNAGSDLANVATTAELVGDEWVINGQKVWTSLAHWAQWCFVVARTEKGSKRHAGLSYLLVPLDQPGVEIRPIIQLTGDSEFNEVFFDDARTDASLVVGAPGDGWRVAMGTLTFERGVSTLGQQIRYAREHSNLVELAKRTGAVDDPLIRERLTRSWTGLKAMRSYALATMDVEQPGQDNVSKLLWANWHRELGEIAMDVQGMAGLTLPDGEFDEWQRLYLFSRSDTIYGGSNEIQRNIIAERVLGLPREARG
- the ipdF gene encoding (5R,7aS)-5-hydroxy-7a-methyl-1-oxo-2,3,5,6,7,7a-hexahydro-1H-indene-carboxyl-CoA reductase, coding for MTDLSIAPEEVEGHGLLAGKVVLVTAAAGTGIGSSTARRALLEGADVVVSDYHERRLGETRDQLANLGLGKVEAVVCDVTSTEAVDALIARSVEKMGRLDVLVNNAGLGGETPLIDMTDDEWDRVLNVTLNSVMRATRAALRYFRDVEHGGVIVNNASVLGWRAQHSQSHYAAAKAGVMALTRCSAIEAVEYGVRINAVSPSIARHKFLERSASADLLDRLSSDEAFGRAAEPWEVASTIAFLASDYSSYLTGEVISVSSQRA
- a CDS encoding VWA domain-containing protein, translated to MTDDIVPDERDRRWRLVLGSDAESLPSLQGGDVEMDKALSALYDRKGGLGGSAPKVARWLGDIRNYFPSTVVQVMQQDAIERLNLRMLLLEPEMMDSVVPDLSLATTLITLGEAIPDESKASARALVRKVVEDIERRIADGTRATLRGALSRSARTNRPLASDIDWNRTIARNLKTFQPDLNTIIPERLVGFRRAGRSVTKDIVLAIDQSGSMAESIVYSAVFGAVIASMRSLRTSLVVFDTEVVDLTDLLDDPVDVLFGTQLGGGTDINRAIAYCQTLITRPADSIFVLISDLYEGGVRDEMLARVKQLVDAGVTVVVLLALSDSGAPSFDREIAADLAAMEIPAFASTPDAFPELLALAITKGDIRGWADRTGLAQRGMEQT